A DNA window from Engystomops pustulosus chromosome 6, aEngPut4.maternal, whole genome shotgun sequence contains the following coding sequences:
- the LOC140065978 gene encoding olfactory receptor 8I2-like yields MPEYTTSIRTQSRDADLGADNSVSSMNQTRVTEFILLGFGNLHSFSSLFITMFLIIFLFTVIGNLLIIILVSTNVRLRSPMYYFLCHLSSCDLVISTNIVPNMLSAILLGGKIITFYACITQIYFYSGTITTECFLLAVMSYDRYLAICNPLRYSSIMDMKYQIYLSLGPWLVGFTTNLSGVLPIANFDFCLDNVIDHFYCDVLPLQKLSCSDTFTVELEVFILTLPIFIIPCSFIIVTYVYIFSTIMKIPSATSKHKTFSTCSSHLIVVGAFYWTLIVKYMIPSNGASMLMNKIVSLLHTVFTPLFNPIIYSLRNQDIKTTFKKFWPIIGPKSFAY; encoded by the exons ATGCCGGAGTATACTACCAGCATTAGGACCCAAAGCAGAGATGCAG ACTTAGGGGCTGATAATTCAGTGTCTTCAATGAACCAAACAAGAGTGACAGAATTCATTCTATTGGGTTTTGGAAACCTCCACAGCTTCAGCAGTTTATTTATCACTATGTTCTTGATCATCTTTCTTTTCACAGTTATTGGAAACCTTCTGATCATCATCCTAGTTTCCACCAATGTCCGGCTCCGCTCCCCCATGTATTACTTCCTCTGTCATCTTTCCTCCTGTGATCTTGTAATTTCTACAAATATTGTCCCCAACATGCTCAGTGCCATTCTTCTAGGAGGGAAAATAATTACCTTTTATGCATGTATTACTCAGATTTACTTCTATAGTGGTACAATCACTACTGAATGTTTTCTTCTGGCAGTGATGTCCTATGATCGATATTTGGCCATCTGCAATCCCCTAAGATACTCTAGTATCATGGATATGAAGTACCAGATATATCTTTCCTTAGGACCATGGTTGGTGGGTTTTACAACCAATTTATCAGGAGTCTTACCTATAGCAAACTTTGATTTTTGTCTTGACAATGTCATTGACCATTTCTACTGTGATGTTCTTCCTCTGCAGAAGCTTTCCTGCTCAGACACTTTTACTGTAGAACTGGAAGTCTTTATCTTAACTTTGCctatatttattattccctgtagttttatcattgtaacctatGTGTATATCTTCAGCACTATAATGAAGATACCATCTGCAACCAGCAAACACAAAACCTTTTCTACCTGCAGTTCTCATCTTATTGTCGTGGGGGCATTTTATTGGACACTTATAGTTAAGTACATGATCCCATCTAATGGAGCTTCAATGCTCATGAATAAGATTGTTTCCTTACTACACACTGTATTTACTCCTCTGTTCAATCCTATAATATACAGTCTCAGAAACCAGGACATAAAGACAACATTTAAAAAGTTTTGGCCAATAATTGGGCCAAAAAGTTTTGcatattaa